One Castanea sativa cultivar Marrone di Chiusa Pesio chromosome 4, ASM4071231v1 DNA window includes the following coding sequences:
- the LOC142630562 gene encoding uncharacterized protein LOC142630562, whose protein sequence is MLSLCKQKRESLVSQFCECVRVLLGTDMVAAAREHVEEIRRKKFSIGGEQNPLTEDLHQAVKNLSAELYAKDVHFLMELIQNAEDNDYLEGVDPSLEFVITSEDITNTGALATLLIFNNEKGFSSKNIDSICSVGRSTKKGNRKRGYIGEKGIGFKSVFLVSSQPYIFSNGYQIRFNEEPCPHCNLGYIVPEWVEENPTLSDVKKIYGSGTTLPTTTIVLPLKFDKVKPVKQQLSNVHPEVLLFLSKIKRLSVREHNNDPRLNTVSAIAITSETELVVRKNIDAESYTIHLSADEKGKEFEGECRYFMWRQKFPVRQENKVERRMEVEELVITLAFPFEERLHRESSSPGIYAFLPTEMFTNFPFIIQADFLLASSRETILLDNKWNQGILDCVPSAFINAFVSLVKNSENAPVSSLASMFRFIPIDSSSYQMLNVVKESIKSKLLEENILPSESYTQQRIFHKPHEVGRLMPAFWTILEKAREQKVNLFHLSSHGKYILSSSFDRAEYDYILNFLGVELVNNEWYAKCIQSSKLVEGVSEDVYLELLLFVADNWKSKFDSTDMKYIQLIKYVDLYGDVSLCSIYESVHFNRDRVVFLSRHPNHISWLIDWNKEFKCSANYFFWPKSTQEAIQFFSKRETVLEWLRDHVNVGAMSVYEYAVHLNNYLNSCQKLAIAFVHFLYHSLQKSFLSHQEVGDLCDSMPLVDNYGNLQRHRTRVLVPANGSKWVGLIGSNPWTNEGYVELAEDYLLPGYFAGEYASGERLLEFLKTHVVASDIPYISPPNAAIPTVSSPLTKQNAFLLLDWIRNLKRREIYIPEKFLKCIKEGSWLKITTSGRPGYRPPSHSFMLSSSLGKILQNGSVLVDIPLLDLSFYGDELNEYKEELKKLGVMSEYGEACEFIGKHLMSFTEYSTLSSDQVLSVLNFIRFLREKFLPQDEFINSIKDKRWIRTCCGDRSPVEAVLFDEEWKTASQISSIPFIDLDYFGEEILSFREELKSLGVVIGFSDCYKLVVDHLKSPLSSTLTAEAILLILECMRRLGSSNKLVQALRGVKCFKTNLGYKPPGECFLFDPQWVCILQVFEGFALIDHDFHGSCIFSYRNELKQTGVKVDFEEAVKEFSDKFKLEASFMTKEIVLSFLSCHRQLKDSPFMFPPDLEKNIRDLKWLQTRCGDKRSPRDCILFGPDWHSVLPITIDLPFLDDSDNYYGKDIHLYKEELKSMGVVVEFKDGVKFVAAGLHFPLDTAQITDENVFSLLQCIRVLIQGVNYSFPDPFLKQNSRKWLKTTKGYRPPEKCLLFDPRWGSYLERTDGPFIDVDFYGSNITLYKDELKAIGVTLDVEDGCSLIARHLEFHVQFPTIVRIYTYLSLCNWENDSDLTKGIWIPYGNKKGEWVSPCECVLHDKHGLFSSQLKVLDKYYEQNLLNFFSRAFHVKRNPSVSDYCKLWEVWESSGRRLSHDDCLKFWGYILKHWGEKTEKTITEKLVKLPVASGSDAVFLFNKHDVFIADDLQLKDLFERFSAQSLFVWYPQPSKPSLPQMKLFDIYRKIGVCTISESVEKEESQTVDVAQLNQVNPKENLITKYLVTLILGFLANPVMKMEAERRHEIIRGLLNTTFLEIVEPITVNYSLSLSSGEIVNARASRMICWERESSKFFTQKFNRSSGYENQIEYATYFSEAISEGVLWENCDHIGALSELIKLAFVLEFNEKAVRFLMKSKNLQIYLEDEEFIASVFPSYWLDIYHGLLNVSVSFIFLVCFLVFLSYKALAND, encoded by the exons AATGCTGAAGATAATGATTACTTGGAGGGAGTGGATCCATCTCTTGAGTTTGTCATAACTTCTGAGGACATTACAAACACAGGGGCCCTAGCAACATTGCTGATTTTCAACAATGAGAAAGGTTTCTCATCGAAAAACATTGACTCAATTTGCAGTGTTGGTCGGTCCACCAAGAAAGGCAATAGGAAACGTGGTTATATTGGAGAGAAAG GAATTGGATTTAAGAGTGTCTTTCTGGTTAGTTCTCAGCCATACATATTCAGCAATGGATATCAGATACGATTCAATGAAGAGCCTTGCCCACATTGCAATCTCGGGTACATAGTTCCTGAATGGGTCGAGGAGAACCCAACACTTTCTGAcgtcaaaaaaatatatggttCTGGGACTACTctaccaacaacaacaatagtcTTACCTCTGAAGTTCGATAAGGTTAAACCTGTGAAGCAGCAGCTCTCAAATGTTCATCCTGAAGTTCTATTGTTCCTATCAAAGATTAAGCGGCTTTCAGTCAGGGAACATAACAACGATCCCAGACTCAATACTGTAAGTGCAATAGCAATTACAAGTGAGACTGAATTGGTGGTGAGGAAGAACATTGATGCTGAGTCCTACACAATCCATCTCTCTGCTGATGAAAAGGGTAAGGAGTTTGAGGGAGAATGCAGGTACTTTATGTGGAGGCAAAAGTTTCCTGTTAGGCAGGAAAACAAAGTGGAAAGGAGAATGGAAGTTGAAGAGTTGGTGATCACATTGGCTTTTCCTTTTGAAGAGCGCCTCCATAGGGAATCGAGCTCACCTGGTATCTATGCATTTCTTCCCACAGAGATGTTTACCAACTTTCCCTTCATAATTCAGGCAGATTTTCTTCTTGCCTCATCAAGGGAAACAATTCTCTTGGACAACAAGTGGAACCAAGGGATTCTTGATTGCGTGCCCTCAGCTTTTATCAATGCGTTTGTTTCACTAGTTAAAAATTCTGAAAATGCTCCAGTGTCTAGTTTGGCTTCCATGTTCAGGTTCATTCCCATCGACAGCTCTTCTTATCAAATGTTGAATGTTGTCAAGGAATCCATCAAATCAAAGCTTCTTGAAGAAAATATTCTTCCAAGCGAGTCTTACACACAGCAGAGGATCTTTCATAAACCTCATGAAGTTGGTAGGCTTATGCCTGCTTTCTGGACCATTCTGGAGAAGGCAAGGGAGCAAAAGGTGAATTTGTTTCATCTTTCATCACATGGAAAGTACATTTTGAGCTCCTCATTTGATAGAGCAGAATATGAttacatattaaattttttgggtgtgGAACTAGTCAACAACGAATGGTATGCAAAGTGCATCCAAAGTTCTAAACTTGTTGAAGGAGTGTCAGAGGACGTGTACTTGGAGCTTTTGCTATTTGTTGCAGATAACTGGAAGTCCAAATTTGACTCTACCGACATGAAGTACATACAACTAATAAAATATGTTGATCTTTATGGCGATGTGTCTTTGTGTAGCATATATGAATCCGTGCATTTCAATCGTGACAGAGTGGTGTTCTTATCCCGTCATCCTAATCATATCTCATGGCTGATTGATTGGAACAAGGAATTCAAATGTTCAGCCAATTACTTTTTTTGGCCGAAAAGCACACAAGAAGCTATCCAGTTCTTCTCTAAGAGGGAGACGGTGTTGGAGTGGCTACGAGATCATGTGAACGTTGGTGCTATGAGCGTCTATGAATATGCAGTTCACCTTAACAATTATCTCAATAGTTGCCAGAAGCTTGCTATTGCCTTTGTTCACTTCTTGTACCACTCGCTTCAAAAGTCTTTTCTTTCCCATCAGGAGGTTGGTGATTTATGTGATTCTATGCCACTTGTGGATAACTATGGTAATTTACAGAGACACAGGACAAGGGTTCTTGTCCCAGCCAACGGAAGCAAATGGGTGGGATTGATTGGTTCAAATCCATGGACAAATGAAGGCTACGTTGAGTTAGCAGAAGACTACTTGTTACCAGGCTATTTTGCCGGTGAATATGCCTCTGGAGAAAGACTCTTGGAGTTCCTTAAAACTCATGTTGTAGCGTCTGATATCCCTTACATATCTCCTCCTAATGCTGCAATTCCTACGGTATCATCACCACTCACCAAGCAAAATGCATTCTTGCTGTTGGATTGGATTCGGAATCTGAAACGTAGAGAAATTTACATTCCTGAGAAGTTCTTGAAATGCATAAAGGAAGGTAGCTGGCTGAAAATTACTACTAGTGGCCGTCCTGGTTACCGGCCACCTTCACATTCATTCATGCTTTCCTCTTCGTTGGGAAAAATTTTGCAGAATGGATCCGTGCTTGTTGATATTCCATTGCTTGATCTAAGTTTTTATGGTGATGAATTAAATGAGTATAAGGAGGAGTTGAAGAAACTTGGAGTCATGTCTGAGTATGGAGAAGCATGTGAATTTATTGGAAAGCATCTTATGTCTTTCACAGAATACTCCACTTTAAGTAGTGATCAAGTGCTGTCTGTACTAAATTTCATCAGATTTTTGAGGGAAAAGTTTCTCCCTCAGGATGAGTTCATCAACAGTATCAAGGATAAGAGATGGATAAGGACATGCTGTGGTGACAGGTCTCCAGTTGAAGCTGTTTTGTTTGATGAGGAATGGAAAACTGCATCACAAATCAGTAGCATCCCCTTTATTGATCTAGATTACTTTGGGGAGGAAATCCTTTCTTTTAGAGAGGAACTCAAGTCGCTTGGTGTTGTAATTGGCTTCAGTGATTGTTATAAGCTTGTTGTAGACCACTTAAAATCTCCGTTAAGCTCAACTCTGACAGCTGAGGCGATTCTTTTGATACTGGAATGTATGCGACGTCTAGGATCATCCAACAAACTTGTTCAGGCGTTGAGAGGTGTGAAATGCTTTAAGACGAATCTTGGGTACAAACCTCCGGGAGAATGTTTCTTGTTTGACCCTCAATGGGTTTGCATTCTTCAGGTTTTTGAAGGTTTTGCATTGATTGATCATGATTTCCATGGAAGCTGTATCTTCTCTTACAGAAACGAGTTGAAGCAAACTGGGGTGAAGGTGGATTTTGAGGAGGCGGTAAAAGAATTTTCTGACAAATTCAAGCTGGAGGCATCCTTCATGACTAAAGAAattgttctctcttttctttcatgTCACAGACAGCTAAAAGATAGTCCTTTTATGTTTCCTCCAGATCTTGAGAAAAACATCCGTGACCTTAAGTGGTTGCAGACTAGGTGTGGTGATAAAAGATCTCCAAGAGACTGCATTCTTTTTGGGCCAGATTGGCATTCAGTTTTACCAATTACTATTGACCTCCCTTTCTTAGATGATAGTGACAACTACTATGGCAAGGACATTCATTTATACAAGGAAGAGCTGAAGAGCATGGGAGTTGTTGTTGAATTTAAAGATGGTGTGAAGTTTGTTGCAGCTGGTCTTCACTTTCCCTTGGATACTGCTCAGATAACTgatgaaaatgtgttttcatTGCTGCAATGCATACGTGTTTTAATCCAAGGAGTGAATTACTCCTTTCCAGATCctttcttaaaacaaaattcTCGGAAATGGTTGAAGACCACTAAAGGTTATAGACCTCCAGAAAAGTGCTTATTGTTCGATCCTAGGTGGGGCTCTTATTTGGAGCGGACAGATGGACCTTTTATTGATGTAGATTTTTATGGTTCTAATATTACACTGTACAAAGATGAACTCAAGGCAATAGGAGTCACCCTTGATGTTGAAGACGGATGTTCATTGATTGCCAGGCACCTCGAATTCCATGTCCAATTCCCTACTATAGTTCGTATATATACTTACTTGAGTCTATGTAATTGGGAGAATGATAGTGATCTTACAAAAGGGATATGGATCCCATATGGAAATAAGAAAGGAGAGTGGGTCAGCCCCTGTGAATGTGTTCTGCATGACAAGCATGGTCTCTTCAGTTCGCAGCTGAAAGTTCTTGACAAATATTATGAGCAAAATTTACTCAACTTCTTCTCACGTGCTTTCCATGTTAAACGCAATCCTTCAGTTTCCGATTATTGTAAGCTTTGGGAGGTTTGGGAAAGTTCAGGACGTCGATTGTCACATGATGACTGTCTTAAGTTCTGGGGGTATATTTTGAAGCACTGGGGTGAAAAAACGGAGAAAACTATCACTGAGAAGCTGGTGAAATTGCCGGTTGCTTCTGGCTCAGATGCAGTTTTTCTGTTCAACAAGCATGATGTTTTTATTGCTGATGATCTTCAGCTGAAAGATCTTTTCGAACGGTTTTCTGCTCAATCTCTATTTGTATGGTACCCTCAGCCAAGCAAGCCATCTTTACCTCAGATGAAGTTGTTTGATATTTACCGGAAGATTGGTGTTTGCACTATATCCGAGTCTGTAGAGAAGGAAGAATCACAAACAGTGGATGTTGCTCAACTCAATCAGGTGAATCCAAAGGAGAATTTGATTACAAAATATCTGGTTACACTCATCCTTGGTTTTCTAGCAAATCCTGTGATGAAAATGGAAGCTGAAAGGAGGCATGAAATTATCCGAGGGCTTCTGAATACTACTTTCCTTGAGATAGTTGAACCAATAACTGTAAACTACAGTTTATCACTTTCTTCAGGGGAGATCGTGAATGCGAGAGCAAGCCGAATGATATGCTGGGAAAGAGAGTCTTCAAAGTTTTTCACACAGAAGTTCAACAGGTCTAGTGGATATGAGAATCAAATTGAATATGCTACATATTTTTCTGAAGCAATATCTGAGGGTGTGTTATGGGAGAACTGTGATCATATTGGTGCTCTCTCTGAACTGATCAAGCTGGCCTTCGTTCTGGAATTTAATGAGAAAGCAGTTAGGTTTTTAATGAAGTCCAAGAATTTGCAAATATACTTGGAGGATGAGGAGTTCATTGCATCTGTCTTTCCTTCTTACTGGTTAGATATATACCATGGACTGTTAAATGTAagtgtttctttcatatttctTGTATGTTTCTTGGTGTttttgagctacaaggctcttgccAACGACTAG